Genomic DNA from Streptomyces sp. NBC_01431:
GCATGGGCTCCCAGCTCATCGCTGCAATGGCAAAGCGGGGCGAACTTCCCACAGCGTTCAAACTGGGCAGCGGCCCCCGAGCGCAGTGGCGCTTCTTGAAACGCGCGATAGCCGCCCTGGTGGAGGGCAACAGTCCCGACCGGACGACCGAGCAGCTCGCACAGTATCCGGCGGTACTGACAACAGCCGAGGCCGCCGCAGTGCTGCGGCTAACCCCCGGGCGTACCGCGGCCCTGGCCACGCAGGGCGAACTGCCCGCGTTCAAGGTCGGAACCGGCGAGCGCGCGCAGTGGCGCTTCCCCCGGCAGCGACTTGTCCAGCTGATCAACACACCCTCCACACCGGAACCGGACACCACGCCGCCCGCCGGGTGAGGCTCGCGTGAGCGCCTTGCGCGGCGCAGCCGTGGCGATAGTCAGCGGCGGCGCCGCCCTCACCGTCGGTGCCCTCATGCTCGGCCTGGTCATCGCCG
This window encodes:
- a CDS encoding helix-turn-helix domain-containing protein is translated as MTDQEPGPLAPYPTVLTTGEVAEILRMGSQLIAAMAKRGELPTAFKLGSGPRAQWRFLKRAIAALVEGNSPDRTTEQLAQYPAVLTTAEAAAVLRLTPGRTAALATQGELPAFKVGTGERAQWRFPRQRLVQLINTPSTPEPDTTPPAG